A genomic region of Xiphophorus couchianus chromosome 9, X_couchianus-1.0, whole genome shotgun sequence contains the following coding sequences:
- the lingo3a gene encoding leucine-rich repeat and immunoglobulin-like domain-containing nogo receptor-interacting protein 3a — MGVGLGVCWLLPFLFLLLMITVSSTQSQGCPQRCDCIAKLKTVSCFGKRLSSLPEGIPPDTKVLDLSGNKLRWIEQDDLLPYTRLEKLELSDNMISVLEPNAFSSLQNLQSLSLRGNQLKLVPMGAFSRLSNLTSLDLSGNKIVILLDFTFQDLKSLKNLEVGDNDLVYISNKAFLGLVGLKELTIERCNLTSVSSQSLSYLHNLVNLRLRYLSISSLDDQNFRKLGNLRGLEIDHWPFLEYISPHSLRGLNLSWLSITHTNITSVPTSALRSLAHLTSLNLSYNPITVLESWGLRDLIRLKELHLVNTNLAVVQPYALGGLRQIRLLNLSTNSLVTLEEGAFQSVNTLETLRLDRNPLACDCRLLWILQRRKTLNFDGASPVCMTPVEVQGRALSAFTDSALFDHFTCQKPKIRNRKLQQISAREGQVVSFICRAEGEPTPVIFWISPQRRRITTKSSGRLTVLPEGTLEIRYAQVTDSGTYICIASNAGGNDTYFATLTVSGLPLDAALMANRTYYAGDLNDTNLNDTRVFLKFTLDLKTILISTAMGCIMFLGVVLFCFILLFVWSRGRGQHKNNFSVEYSFRKVDGPAASGGQGGARKFNMKMI; from the coding sequence ATGGGGGTTGGCCTGGGCGTATGTTGGCTGCTGCCTTTCCTCTTCTTGCTGCTTATGATCACAGTGTCCTCCACCCAAAGTCAAGGATGTCCCCAGCGTTGTGACTGCATTGCGAAGCTGAAGACTGTGTCCTGTTTTGGTAAACGTCTGTCCTCCTTGCCGGAGGGAATCCCGCCTGACACCAAAGTTTTGGACCTAAGTGGGAATAAACTTCGCTGGATAGAACAGGATGATCTGCTTCCATATACACGCCTGGAGAAGCTGGAACTCAGTGATAACATGATCAGTGTCCTGGAGCCAAATGCTTTTTCAAGTCTTCAGAACTTGCAGTCACTTTCACTGAGGGGTAACCAGCTAAAACTGGTTCCCATGGGAGCTTTCTCGCGTCTCTCCAACCTCACCTCCTTAGATTTGAGTGGAAATAAGATTGTAATTCTTTTGGACTTCACTTTCCAAGACCTAAAAAGTCTTAAGAACCTGGAGGTTGGTGACAATGATCTGGTTTACATTTCTAACAAGGCTTTTCTGGGATTAGTAGGACTCAAGGAGCTGACAATTGAGAGATGCAACCTGACGTCGGTGTCCAGCCAATCATTATCCTATCTGCACAACCTGGTGAATCTGCGACTCAGGTATCTTAGCATCTCCTCCTTAGACGACCAGAACTTTCGAAAACTTGGAAACCTTAGAGGTCTGGAGATTGATCATTGGCCCTTTTTGGAATATATCTCCCCTCATAGCCTTCGAGGCCTTAATTTGTCTTGGCTGTCCATTACTCACACCAACATCACCTCTGTGCCCACCTCTGCCCTTCGTAGTTTGGCTCACCTCACTAGCCTCAACCTTTCCTATAATCCAATCACTGTGTTAGAGTCCTGGGGTCTGCGGGATCTCATCAGACTGAAGGAGTTGCATCTGGTGAACACCAACCTGGCAGTAGTTCAACCTTATGCACTAGGTGGTCTGAGGCAAATCCGCCTTCTTAATCTTTCAACCAACAGCTTAGTGACCTTGGAAGAGGGAGCCTTTCAGTCAGTCAACACTCTTGAGACGCTGCGCTTGGATAGAAACCCTCTTGCCTGTGACTGCCGCCTCCTCTGGATCCTTCAGCGTAGGAAGACCCTTAATTTTGATGGTGCCTCCCCTGTGTGTATGACCCCTGTTGAAGTCCAAGGCCGGGCTCTTAGTGCTTTCACCGACTCAGCTCTTTTTGACCACTTTACTTGCCAGAAACCTAAAATTCGCAACAggaaactgcagcaaatttCAGCCCGCGAAGGGCAAGTAGTGTCGTTTATCTGCAGAGCAGAAGGTGAGCCAACGCCGGTGATATTCTGGATTTCTCCTCAGCGTCGACGCATAACCACAAAGAGCAGTGGGCGACTGACTGTGTTACCAGAGGGCACTCTAGAAATACGCTACGCCCAGGTAACTGATAGTGGAACCTACATCTGCATCGCTAGCAATGCTGGTGGAAATGACACCTACTTTGCTACGCTCACAGTCAGTGGGCTACCACTGGATGCAGCACTCATGGCCAACCGCACCTATTATGCCGGGGACCTTAACGACACAAATCTGAATGACACCAGGGTGTTCTTGAAGTTCACCCTTGACCTCAAGACCATTCTAATATCTACAGCTATGGGCTGTATCATGTTTCTGGGAGTGGTCTTGTTCTGCTTTATCCTGCTATTTGTGTGGAGTCGGGGTAGAGGacagcacaaaaacaacttCTCGGTTGAATATTCTTTCAGAAAAGTGGACGGACCAGCAGCCAGCGGAGGACAGGGGGGAGCACGAAAGTTCaacatgaaaatgatttga